DNA sequence from the Paenibacillus physcomitrellae genome:
AAAAAGTCTTATGATGTCGAAATTATTGCGCGAATGAACAAAAAGCGATTCGACAAAAAAACGGTTATTTTATACATTAAAGCTAGTTCAAAAGATCTGAATCTATAAACGGTAAAAATAAGACTTTATAAACAACACTTTTCAGCCAAAGTAAATGATTTCTCTTTTAAGGAGGGATAGTCCAGCCTATACATATAAGCCTAAAAGGTTGTAATTGAAAAAAAACGGAATTATTTAGCAAGGGCAGCGGAAGTGGGGATAAGTACCTATACAACCCTTTGCATTATCCTCTTAATTTTATAATTTGTCAAAGAAACTTAATTGAATAGATTATACTTCCAAATAATCCATATTCCTTAATTTTTATTACAGTCCTCAATACCGTGTTTACTGGTTATGAGATGAAAGTGGTGATAGGTTTCATGAATGAGGGAAAACTCTTTACTCTAATTGATTCTGCAATGGATGAGATTAAACTCGCGTTTCATCCTGTCAGCCGGTACCAGGAAATTCCTTTCAATTTGCTCAGAAGTAATGTGTTACCTGTAATTTTAAGATTAAGTGAACACCCATTTCTTAGTCATTATTTCAATTATATGGAGGATAAAGATACATATACTTACCGACACAGCATAGGTGTAGCCATTATTACTCATGCAATAGGATTAATTATAGACTTCGATCAGCAGGAACTTGTAGAGCTCACTGAAGCAGGTTTCCTGCACGACATTGGAAAAGCCAAGATACCAGAAGAAATTATTAATAAACCTGGCGCATTAACTGACGAAGAATATGCCATAATTCAAAATCATACATGTTTTGGTTATGAGATTATGAAGAATATCCCTATTCTTACTTACCGACAGGCTTTAGTGGCGCTTCAGCATCATGAAAGAGAAGACGGCAGGGGTTATCCTTTTCGCTTAAGGGGAGAGGAGATTAATCACCACAGCAAAATAGTGGCCATAGCGGATGTTTTTCATGCCATGATATCCAAAAGGTCTTATAAGTCCCCGGTTCCTATCTATAAGGTTCTGTTTGAAATAACCGAAAGCAGATATGGAACTCTTGATCCTTCTATTTTCCTTCCTTTTGTAAAAAAAATTATGAATTATATGATCGGGAATGAAGTGCTTTTGTCCAACGGGATGAAGGGGAAAATAACTCACATTCCGTCAAATGACCCGGTTCGTCCGCTTATCCAGACAGATGGTGTTTATTTAGATTTAAGAAGTGAAAGGTCTATTCAACTGTTAGAAGTTATTTAACCCCAAAATTTGATCAAAGGGTGTAAAAACGTATGGGAGCTCTCAGCTTATCCAACCTTGAAAAATCCATCTTAAATTCAATGCTTGAGCCTGCTTTAGTTATTGATACTGAAGGCAGTATTTTAGCAGCCAACCATGCTTGGAATAATCAACCTTTTCACGTGAGCGAGTCAGTGAGGCAAGAATCTCTGGGGAAGAATTTTATTAAACATTTTGCGGACGTTCCGTTGCAACGGGGAATCTCGAGAGTTTTCCAAGATCAGATCGGTGTTTTTTTTCGGAAAATATCTTATTTGGATGGTCGTGAAGCCTATACTTTTATTTGCCGTGTCACCCCTATTAAAAACGAAAATTCTGAAACCTTAGGAGCTTTAATCGTATTTTATGATCTAACCAATCATACGCTTCTCGAACAATATTACAAGCAGGGAATAGAGAAATACAGAAATATTTCCTTATTTTCCCGAGACTTAATTAAAATCACCGATATGAACGGTAATGTGGAATATGAATCACCTTCTCATCATGATGTGCTGGGATATATCAATGAAGCCAATATCTTTATGAAAGTACATCCAGATGACATAAGCCGATTAAAGGAGGTTTATGCTGAGGTTGGGAATTGTAGGGATTCCGTAAAAGTTGAAGTTCGAAAGCAGCATAAAGACGGACAATGGATGTGGATAGAAGCAGTCTGTTCTCCTATTTTCTCAGAGGAAGGCGAGGTTGAAAGTTGTCTAATCATTTCCCGTGATATCAGTGAAAGAAAGAAAATGGAACTTGAAATGGAACAAATGGCATTTTTCGATTCTTTAACGGGGATTTATAACAGACGGAAGATAAAGCAAATTATGGAGGAAGTGTTGGACGAGGCCCGGCTTTCAGAAAGCGGTGCAGCCTTCCTTATTATGGACTTAGACAAGTTTAAGGATATAAACGACAATTTTGGACACGATGCCGGTGATGCCGTACTGCAGGAATTTGCCAAACGGATTATGAGCTGCCGGAGAGAGGGAGACTACGTAGGACGATTAAGCGGGGATGAATTTACAGTTGTAATGAAAGGGGTGCGGAGCCGGGGGGACATCTATGAATTTATTAAACTATTTAAGGATTCTTTGAGACCGTCTATTTTGCTTCCGGATGGATTCACCCGTCTAAAGATAAGATCCAGTGTCGGGTTTGGTATTTATCCAGACCATGGATCAACGACTTCTGAATTATTCAAACATGCAGATGTGGCTCTTTATAAAGAGAAAAGAAGAAAGAGCAGGTACAACGTCAGCCGGAGGTAACAGGAAACAGAACTTGAGTAGGAGGGAGCTTATTATGGCAAAGATACTTGTTGTCGAAGATAATCCCGCTATGAGACAAATATACCGTTTGATGCTCAATAAAAACGGTTATGACGTTGTTGCGGAAACAGCGGACGGAAGAGAAGCAATAAAGTTATATACTTCTACGGATCCAGATCTGGTTATTTTGGATCATCGTTTACTATCTCTAGAAGGGATAGATGTGGCGAAAATTTTGCTTGAGTTAGACCCCACGGCCCGAATTATTCTCTGTTCGTCTGATTCAGACAAACTCAAATCATCGGCCCTCAAGCTTGGGATTCTTTCCGTTTTGCAGAAACCGTTTAATTATGACCAATTTATTGCAACAGTAGGCTTTCTTCTGGAAAAAACTCCAGACAAGCAGTGAGGCAGAAGGTGTCATCAAGAGGGAGGAGTATTGGGAATGTGGATTAACAATTTGAAGACAGGGACTAAATTGGTTGGTTTAATAAGTATTTCAATTTTGTGTATTGCTTTGGTTGGGATGACAGGCTTTTTTTATATGAATAAAATTGCAGGCAACTCCTCTTCCGTTTATCAAAACGGATTAATCCCTGTACAAACGATAGGACAATTTCAAATAAATAACAGGGCGATAGACTCCTACTTGCTTGAAATGATGGTAACTAAGGATACAGAAAGACTTAACAAGCTGGTTGACAATATTCATACAAAATTAGAGGCTAGCGAAAGCGCGCTTGAAAGCTACGAAAAAAGTAATATAGATAAGAAAGTTGTTGATTTAATCAATCAATACAAGTCAAACAATGCCCAATTTAAATCGGAGTTGAATCAAACCATTAGTTTATCTCTGAACGGGGAGTACGATGAAGCTTATAATAGTTATTTCAATAAGGTTAAACCTCTTAGGTCAACACTTGCTGCTATTTCAGATGAAATTAGCAACAGTAATAACAAGCAGGCTGAAGACTTAAATAAGTCAAATCACATGTATTTAAAAAAGGCTATGATTATCATGGTTCTGACAATTACGATAAGTGTCTTACTAAGTCTGATCCTAGGATATTGGATTTATACAATGATTGTAAGACCGGTAAAGCTTGTTCAAAGTTTGATGAGCAAAGCCGAAGAAGGGGATTTGACTATAAAAGGATCATATAAAACCACGGATGAATTCGGGATATTGATTACTTCCTTTAATGATATGATACATGGGATTCGTTCTACCATTCAAGCTGTACAAGAAAATGCGGAAAGTTTGGCTGCTTCCTCAGAAGAATTAAGTTCGAGTGCGGAAGAGACAGGAAAAGCAACCAACGAAATTGCTCAAAACGTCCAGGAAACAGCGATAGGAACAGAACGCCAGCTTGTAGCTATTTCCGAGACAGCAGCAATCATAAAGAATATTTCTTCTAATTTGGAGGAGATCTTTGAGGTATCCAATTTGGTTTCTATTTCCTCTGACCATTCTTCTAGTAATGCCCGAGCAGGAAATCTGGCAGTAAAGACGGTCATTGATCAGATGAATACAATAGAAGCAAAAGTAAATGAAGTTACGCTTAGTGCCGTTAGATTGAGTGAGAGTTCCAAAGAAATTGATCAGATCGTTAGCTTTATTTCGGAAGTATCCAAACAGACTAATTTACTTGCGCTAAACGCTGCCATTGAAGCTTCTCGGGCAAGTGACCAAGGGCGTGGATTTTCGGTAGTAGCTGCAGAGGTAAAAAAGCTATCTGAGCAAACGGCAGGATCGGCTAAGCAGATTGAACAAAAAGTGGCCTTAATTAGACAGGAAACCGTAAATATTATGTCTTATATTGGAGAAACCGGTGCAGAGGTCAATAAAGGAGTGAACATGGCCCATTCAGCGGGAGAAGCATTTGAGACGATAAGGCTATCAACAGATGAAGTAACCGTGCAAATAGAGAATATGACCACTGCAGTTGAGAAAATAGCGGAGGGTTCGAAAATAATGGTCCAGGCTATCACTGACATCGAAAGCGCTTCCGAAAATGCAGCCGCAGGCATGCAGAATGTTTCGGCTGCAACAGAAGAGCAGCTGGCTTCCATGCAGGAGGTCTCAGCTTCAGCAGTCTATCTGGCTCAGATGTCTGAACAGCTTTTTGATACAGTTAAGAAATTCAGAATTGAGAAAGAATCCTAAGGTCTGTTAAGGGAGGGGTAGGGGAGTGTATAGCAGAAGAAACGAACCCTTTCGTTATGAATTTAATGAATTTTTGAAGGGCAGATTTGAAATTATAAACATTGATGGACAAGAAATAGAAAGTCATACCGGCCCTGTTGATGTTATAGACCTTAGCTATAATGGAGCAAAGCTCGTGACTAATTTAAATTTAATGAATGAAAACAGGGACATCGTAATTATGCTTCATTTTAAAATATCAAAGGAGGATTTTTCCATCCCGGGCTCAATTGTTTATAAAGAGGCCAAGGCCTCAGGCGAGTTTTTATACGGCGTTCATTTGAATACCAGTAAGGAAATCAAGAATCGGCTTACCCAGGAACTCAAAGATTATGCATGGAAGCAAGTCAAAGAGAAGGAATAATGAATAACAACATAGGTAAGTTGAGGTGAGGGAAATGAAACGGGAGGCCTTACGTCGTTATATTCCTATTATTACCGCTTTTGTTATGTTTGTTTTATCAAGAGGAATATACCGTTTGCAGGATTTGTTTTATAATCCCAAGTATTTTCTGCTCCTTCATACCAGCTTGGAATTTTTCAGTGTATCGATATCATTTTTTATAGCGCTTTTAGGATGGTTTTTATTTCCTTTGACTAGATCAAAGTACGGAGTATTATTTGGCGCAGTGTTTTTATCTGTAGGTATACTGGATTTGTTCCATACCTTGGTTTTTGCCGGAATGCCATTTGGACTTGATTCAAGAGCAGGTGTCTGGTTTTGGCTGAGCGCAAGAATGACCGAGTGTGTATCTTTGTTTGTTATTATCCTTTATCCGGACCATACCCGATTCTCAACTGGAATTCGGTATAAAAGTTATGGCATTTCCCTTCTGGCCACTGGGGGAGTTTGTGCGGTACTTTTGTTCTCTATGGATATTTTCCCGTCTTTAGTCGTTGCAGAAACTCACGAACCTTCCTTCGCTAAGGTGGTAACTGAATATGTAATCAGTGCATTTCATTTAGCGACGGTAATCTTTGTGTTCAAAAGACTGAAGAATAGCGTCGGAGTACAAAAAAACTATTTGGCAACAGCTTGCTTCTTAATCATGTTAGCTGAGCTTATTTTTACGTTATATAAAAACGTTTATGATTTTGATGCCTTGCTTGGACATATTTTCAAAGTGTCAGGCTACTGCTACTTACTAATTGCAGTTTATTTGTCTACGATTAAGAAATATTACTCCAGGCTTGCGGAATCAGAGAAAAAGGTTAAGCAGACCAATATATGGCTCAGTACATTAATTACAAATTTAAATTCAGGTATTCTTGTCCTTAATGAAACCAATAAAGAAGTTCTGATCAATGATAAGTTTAGGGAAATGTTCCAAAAGGATGATTCCGAATCTCTTCAAAATCATCTTGCTGCTGGAGACCTTCCAAGTCAGGTGAATGAAATTCAAAAGGGAAAACGAATGGTTGTGGATCAGGTGATCGAATTATCCGATGGACGGGTGCTGGAGTTTGATTATATTCCGACTTACGTTGAGGAGATCTTTCAGGGCAGTCTGCTGAAATTTACGGACGTCACTTTTAAAAGGAAGCTGTCTCTTGAAATAATCAGAGCCAAGGAAGAGGCGGAAAAAGCCAGTCACTTTAAAACAGAATTTCTATCAAAACTGAGCCATGAGCTGAGAATTCCCTTAAACAACATTATTGGATATGCTCAAATTCTTGATTTGGAGAAAAGTGAATCTTTAAGTGAACTGGAGGAAAACAGTATCCAAAGAATTTTAAGTTCAGGTTTTCATCTAATCGAAATTGTGAATAACATTCTTGATTTATCAAAAATAGAAGCCGGGGTTATTTTCTTGGATAAAAAGGAGATCAATCCGTTTCAAATCATGAAGGATTGTCTGAAGGAACTTAGACCTTTGATCATGGAAAAAGAGATAAAAGTCCATTTGCAATTACAAGAGGAAAAATGGAATGGAACAAAGATTGTAGGAGACCCGCTAAGACTAAAACAAGTATTTCTTAACGTTCTTCAGAATGGAATTAAATATAATAAAAAATCCGGTGATTTGACTGTTTACACTGATAAAAAGGACCGCTGGCTTGTATTCCGTATAGAGGATACGGGCAATGGGATATTGCCGGAGGACCTTCCTAATATATTTAGCCCATTCTACAGATCAGCTGCTCATCGGAATAGAATTGAGGGAACAGGGATAGGTTTGTCTATATCTAAACAACTTCTTGAACTCATGGAAGGAGATATTTATGCCAGCAGTGTAGAAGGAGAGGGCAGTTCATTTACAATAAGGCTTCCAATAGAAAACAGAGATTTGAATTGAAGCTGGAACATCGTTTATGGGATAAGGAACCTTTTCCTAAGAAAAGGTTCCTTATGAACTGCTTTATTTACTGCTCTCGTCCTGAATTTCCTCTCTGAAGCCTTTGAGGCTCATTCGGCGGTTATCGTTTTTGGCCTCGATTTCCTGTTTCTCGGAAGCGGAAATTTCGTCCGCATGCTCATCGAGGTATTCCTCGGCTTCATTCAGGTTCGCGATTGTGTGGTTGATATGCTGCTGCAGATGAACGGCATTATCTTCGCGGTTATCCGGTTTAGGCACAGTTATCCCTCCTTTATGACAGAATCTTTGTTAGGATGCTTGATTAAAGGTAAAGCTATACGCGAGCGGGCGACGTCTGCCGAATGAATGACTAAGGCTTCCCTGGATCAGAACGCCCGAAACATTTGCTGCTAAACATTGAATCCTGTTCGCCATTACGGTAAAATTGCAATATCTGTTCTTAGGAAAAGGGGATTGTTTCGTTTGAGCCAAGAAGAAATTTTGAATGAGTTGCCTGAGAATTACACCGAGTTGAAAAAGCAGGCCAACCGCTCTGCGGATTGGAGAGCACGTCTTGCCGCCGTGGAAGAGTTGGGCCAGTATGACCATAAGCAGGTAATAGACATTTTGACCCGTCTGCTTGAAACTGATCCGGTAACCACCGTACAGAACGCCGCTTACGAGAAGCTTAAAGCTTTTGGTTACCAGGTGAAGCAGCCCGTCACAAACAAGCCGGAGCCGGTAAAAGGAGTGTCCAAAATCCTGCTTCGCATCAAGAAGAGCCTTCCGCGTGATCACACTTACGAGGATTTCAAAGAGAAATTCAAGAAGATGCGCATCGACGTGTATGACACCTACGAAGGGGAAAAAGGCGACGAATTCGACGCATGGCTAAAGGATATGTGGGCTAAAGCGGGAAGATAAGCGCTTAAGGTGGAAAGACAACTTTCATATAGGCAGGAAAAAACCTCTCTGAATACCAGAGAGGTTTTTTGTTTTAACGAGCTGCTTAGTTTCTCAGAATTTATGACAAGTCTAATGTTAGATAATATAACATAAAATTTATCTTTTTCCCTGATAAATAACTGCTTTACTGAATTAACGAATTAATGTGTTATATTTATTCACATAGTTATATGGATTTTTACATAATCAGTAGATTTGAACATCGTTGTGGGAGGTTACTTATGAAGAAGTTGAACTTTAGTCTTGCACGAATTGCACTTGCCGGGAGTTTGCTGCTCCAGGTGCCGGGTTTTACCATGGCCCAGTCCTCATCAGGCACTGTATCCCAAGCTGAATTGCTAAGCTTGCTTACGCAATCCACCGGCAAACCTATAACCTCAGACGCCAAGTGGGGTGATTCCGCCATCAGCCGGGGAGAGGCAGCGGAAATGATTCAGCAGCTGCTGAATCTGAAGGATGCTTCCCCAGTCTACACGGATGTAACGCCAAACAGTCCTTATGCCGCAGCAATCGGTGCGGTCAGCAAAGCGGAAATCATGAACGGTATCCCTGGCGGCAGCTTTGATTTAAAGAGTGAACTAACTCCTGCCCAGGCTTCCATTTTGACCCAACGGGTGGCCTACTATTCCAAACTGTCTTCGATTTCGGCCAATTCGGTCTCAGGTCTCATGATCGATGATATTGAACAAGGATTGCGGACAGGCGCTTTTACTTGCATGCAGTTAACCGACGCTTATGTGGAGCGGATTGAAGCCTACGATCAGAAAGGCCCGCAGCTGAATGCAATTATCCATGTCAATGACAAAGCCCATGAGCAAGCTGAGCTGCTGGATCAAAAGCAGCAAGCGGGGGCTGAACTGGGGGCTGCACATTGCGTTCCTGTCGTTGTGAAGGATGTAATCAATACCAAAGAAATGCCGACCACAAACGGCTCAGAGTTGTTTAAGGACTGGGTACCTCAAAGCAATGCCACCGTCATTAACCGCCTTGAACAACAGGGCGCAATTATCCTCGCTAAAACCAACCTTGATGACTTTGCCGCAGCCGTTTACGGTATTTCCAGCTTGGGCGGGGCTATTAAAAATCCTTACGATCTCACTCGTACGGTCGGAGGTTCATCAGGCGGCAGCGCCGCTGCCGTGGCTGCTCAATACGCGCCGCTTGCAATCGGCACCGATACAGGCGGTTCACTCCGGATTCCGGCGGCGCTCACCGGTGTTGTTACGATACGTCCAACGATGGGGCTTGTCAGCCAAAACGGGATTTTTCCGCGGGCATTTACACAGGATACGGCCGGACCGTTGGCAGCGGATGTAAAAGATGCAGCTATCGGACTTGATCTTATCGCCGGCTACGATCCTGCCGACCCTAAGACCGCCCGCAGTGTCGGGCAAATCCCGTCGAAAGGTTATGCCTCCTTCGCCAAAGGAGGTAGACTGGACGGCAAGAAGATCGGTCTTGTGACCGGCGGCCTCGCCATTTGGGGTGACCAGCCTAATGGACCGGTAGTAACTCTACTCCGCCAAGCGGCGAAGGACATTGAATCCTTAGGTGGTCAGGTAGTCGAAATTGCGGGTCCGGACAAGGATCTACTGGGCATGGCTTCCGTGATTACCTTTGAATCGGCACATGACGTGAACCAATTCTTATCCGAGCAGGGCGAGGATGTTCCAGTTAAAACGTTCAAGGAATTGTACGAATCCGGCAAATACAGCTCTTATGCGAAAGAATCCTATGACCGCGAGATCCAAATCGATCCGGACGGCCTTGCGGGCAATTTGGATTACCAGCGTGCGCTTTCCGCTAGAACAGAGCTGCAGGACTGGACCTTGAACACTATGGCGAAAAATGGCTTGGACGCCATTGCGTACCCCACGGCCGCCCAAACCGCCGATCTGATCAGCAAGGAACAGGCTGGCCTGTTCAGCCGCTGGAGCGAAAATACCGGCTTCCCGGCCATCAGTGTTCCAATGGGTTATGCGGAGTCGGATACAGGCAGCATGCTGCCGGCCAACATTGAATTCCTTGGACGGGCCTTTGACGAATCCGGCCTCATCCAAATTGCCAGCGCTTATGAGAGCGGGACCAAGATGCGGGTAGCTCCGACGCTCCCGGAGATCGCGGCTGAATAGAAAAAGCTTATATCCGGCAGTTTCCACCATCCCTTCCGTTTGTTATGATCAAGCGGGAGGGATTTTTCATGACTACAAAAGTATTGTTGTCCGGATTTGAACCCTTTGGCGGGGAGCAGATCAATCCGTCATATGAAGCGGTAAAAAAGCTGAACGGCAAGGTGATTGGCGATGTTGAACTGATCGGCATACAGGTGCCTACCGTATTTGGAGCATCGATTGCGGTCCTGACAGAAGCGATTGAGCGGTACCAGCCGGATGTGGTTATCGCCGTGGGACAAGCCGGAGGAAGGGCGCAGATTACGCCTGAGCGTATTGCCATTAATGTCGATGATGCCCGCATACCGGACAATAAAGGCGGGCAGCCTGTTGACGAACCCGTTATAGCAGGCGGACCAGCCGCTTATTGGTCCACGCTTCCGATCAAATCGATAGTTCGGGCGATCCAGGAAGCCGGAGTACCGGCAGCTGTATCCAATACGGCAGGGACCTTCGTGTGCAATCACTTGTTTTATGGGCTGATGGACTATTTGCAGAAGAAATCCCCGCAGAGCCGGGGCGGGTTTATCCATATTCCCTTCCTGCCCGAGCAGGCGCTGAACAATGGTCAGCCTTCCTTGAGTCTCGAAGCGATCGTTCTGGCTTTGCAGACGGCGGCGTTGGAGTCGGTCCACGTTCTGGAGGACGTTCGGGAAACGGGCGGTACACTGCATTAAATAGAACGTTTGAAGAGGAGGAGCGGCGGCTCCTCTTTTTTGCGTCTGCCCTTTACCAGCGAAAGTCTTTACATTATAGTTCCTTATATAAGCAGGGGTACATCCTTGGTTGGGAGGAATTGGCAAGCGTCGTGTAGAAAGGAAGAGACACCAGAGAAACCTTACAAGACTAAAACCTAACATAATCTAGGAGAAGCACGATGGCGAAAAATAACAGCATGTTAGATGTTGCGGATCAGGAATTACGGCCGAATTCTATATTCGGAACGGTTGTAGGTATGGCGTTGATGAATCAGGATGGGACTTTTATTAAAGCCAATCCGTCTCTCTGTGCATTTCTTGGTTACGAAGAGCAGGAGCTTTTGGGGGAACACGCGGAGAAGATTATCCACCCTGAAGATCAGCCTCTTGTCATTAAGGATTACCGCAGCTGGTTGGAAGACGGTACGGAAATTTTACATTTAGAGAATCGTTATTTACATAAACATGGCCACGTGCTGCGGGGATTGGTCCGGCTGTCGAAGCTGCCGATGATGGATTCCTTTCTCCTTGTCATTCATGTTACAGATATGACCTGGGCCAGCGAGCAGAACGGAAACAAAGCCAATTGGGAAATCATGAAGTGTCTTTATCATTTGGATTCGGAAGCTGTAGCGGTCGTCAATCTTGAGGGCCGGATTATAAAAGTCAACGGGACTTTCGAGAAGCTGTTCGGTTACCGCGAAGACGAGATTCTGGGCGAAGTGCCGCCAATTGGTTCGGAAGAGCCGCTGCACAAAATTATAGCCGAGCTAAAGAAGGAAGAATGTGCTCCTCTACTGAAGCTGGAGTATGAAACCATTAAAAGGACCAAAGAGGGAAATTTGATTTCCCTTTATATCAAACTGTTTCCTATCCGCGATGAATCCGGATGTTTAAATGCGGTTGGGACGGTTATCAAGGATATTACGGAACAGGGTACCCTGACCAGTCAGTTTCATGATCTTGTAGCGGTTAATTTGGATCCTGTCCTGATCTTTGATCCCGCCGGTTATGTTGTCCAAAGCAACCAGGCTTTCACCGAGCAGTTTGGCTGGCCGATGAATCAGGTGCTTGACCGGCATTGGAGCCGGTTGCCATTTGACGTGATGCAGTCTCAATTAGATTTTAGACAGTTGGTCCACAAGCTGCAGATGGACAATATTGTAACCGGCTTTGAGACAAAAATGCTGAAAGAGAACGGCGAGCCTGTTCAAATTTCGCTGACCGGTTTTACGCTCAAGTATGGACGTGGCGGGGCGGGAGGAGCTGCTTTTATCCTGAGGGATATCTCCAAGCAGAAGAAGACGGAGCAGCTGATGATGGAATCGGAGAAGCTTTCTTTAGCCGGGCAGCTCGCAGCGGCGATTGCGCATGAAATCCGCAACCCGATTACTTCGATCAAAGGTTTCTTGAAGCTGCTGCAGAATTCGGAACGCAAACAGCAGTATTTTGATATCGTGAATACGGAAATTGACCGGATCGAATTGATCCTTAGCGAAATGCTGGCCTTGGCTAAACCCCAGACGGCGAAGTTTGAACCCAGGAACATAAGGAATATTCTGGAGCAGGTGGCCTCCCTCTTGATCGGGGAAGCCAATATGAACGGCATTGAAATTCTCCTGCATGAGGATGCCGGTATGCCCGAGGTTCATTGTGATGAGAACCAGATTAAGCAGGTATTTATTAATTTTATGAAAAATGCCATCGAAGCGATGCCGGAGGGAGGAACCCTTACCGTCGAGATGTTTCCGCCGGGGCCCCCCTATGACCAGGCTGTCAAAATTGTTTTGACCGATACCGGCACGGGAATACCGCCCGAGCTGCTGGCCCGGATCGGGGAACCCTTTTTCACAACGAAACAAAGCGGCACCGGTCTTGGCTTTATGACCAGCAAGAACATCATCGAGAACCACAAAGGAATGTTAAATATTAGCAGCAAGCAGAATGAAGGGACCAGGATTGAAATCAGGCTTCCTGTCAAATTACACGTCCCGAAGACGGGCGGCGGTTGAACAGATGGCGCAGCCCTTCGCCAAGCACGTTAAAAGTTAATATTGCAAATAAAATGGCCGTAGAAGGGATCAGGACGTATTGGAATTTGCTGACGAAAATTTCGGAAATATGGGCAGCTAACATGCTGCCCCAGTCATTGCTGGTATTCAGCATTCCGGCGAAAGAGGAATAACGCTGGGCGATGAAGATGTGAAGCACGCCGAGCTGGCCGATCAGCAGCACCGATTTGCCGAAGTCCAGGCAGAGATTGACGATCAGCTCCGGGGTCATGGCCGGCAGATAGTGGTTTTTGGCCATGCGCAGCGGGCTTAAACCAAGCGCGTTCCCCGCTTCAATGTACAGCTCCTGGGAGATCCGGCTGGTTTGCTGCTGAACGAGCACGGCTACCCGGCCAACCTCGATGAAGGCGAGGAACAAGACGATCCAGAACGTTCGGAGGTGGACCTGAACGAGCAGCGGCAGGCTCATAAACGCAGCAGCAGCGATCAATGTCGGAAAGAAGGAGAACACATGGTTCAGAATCGAAATCAAGTTGTGGGCGCCCCCTTTTTTATTTCTTGCCATTACGCCCAACGGGAAGCCGATCACATAACGCAGCAGGGCAATCGAACCGGCGAGCAGCAGCGTTTCTTTGGCTCCGACGACAATCCGGCTC
Encoded proteins:
- the tlp gene encoding small acid-soluble spore protein Tlp, producing MPKPDNREDNAVHLQQHINHTIANLNEAEEYLDEHADEISASEKQEIEAKNDNRRMSLKGFREEIQDESSK
- a CDS encoding HEAT repeat domain-containing protein, whose protein sequence is MSQEEILNELPENYTELKKQANRSADWRARLAAVEELGQYDHKQVIDILTRLLETDPVTTVQNAAYEKLKAFGYQVKQPVTNKPEPVKGVSKILLRIKKSLPRDHTYEDFKEKFKKMRIDVYDTYEGEKGDEFDAWLKDMWAKAGR
- a CDS encoding amidase family protein — protein: MKKLNFSLARIALAGSLLLQVPGFTMAQSSSGTVSQAELLSLLTQSTGKPITSDAKWGDSAISRGEAAEMIQQLLNLKDASPVYTDVTPNSPYAAAIGAVSKAEIMNGIPGGSFDLKSELTPAQASILTQRVAYYSKLSSISANSVSGLMIDDIEQGLRTGAFTCMQLTDAYVERIEAYDQKGPQLNAIIHVNDKAHEQAELLDQKQQAGAELGAAHCVPVVVKDVINTKEMPTTNGSELFKDWVPQSNATVINRLEQQGAIILAKTNLDDFAAAVYGISSLGGAIKNPYDLTRTVGGSSGGSAAAVAAQYAPLAIGTDTGGSLRIPAALTGVVTIRPTMGLVSQNGIFPRAFTQDTAGPLAADVKDAAIGLDLIAGYDPADPKTARSVGQIPSKGYASFAKGGRLDGKKIGLVTGGLAIWGDQPNGPVVTLLRQAAKDIESLGGQVVEIAGPDKDLLGMASVITFESAHDVNQFLSEQGEDVPVKTFKELYESGKYSSYAKESYDREIQIDPDGLAGNLDYQRALSARTELQDWTLNTMAKNGLDAIAYPTAAQTADLISKEQAGLFSRWSENTGFPAISVPMGYAESDTGSMLPANIEFLGRAFDESGLIQIASAYESGTKMRVAPTLPEIAAE
- the pcp gene encoding pyroglutamyl-peptidase I, which encodes MTTKVLLSGFEPFGGEQINPSYEAVKKLNGKVIGDVELIGIQVPTVFGASIAVLTEAIERYQPDVVIAVGQAGGRAQITPERIAINVDDARIPDNKGGQPVDEPVIAGGPAAYWSTLPIKSIVRAIQEAGVPAAVSNTAGTFVCNHLFYGLMDYLQKKSPQSRGGFIHIPFLPEQALNNGQPSLSLEAIVLALQTAALESVHVLEDVRETGGTLH
- a CDS encoding PAS domain-containing protein, translated to MLDVADQELRPNSIFGTVVGMALMNQDGTFIKANPSLCAFLGYEEQELLGEHAEKIIHPEDQPLVIKDYRSWLEDGTEILHLENRYLHKHGHVLRGLVRLSKLPMMDSFLLVIHVTDMTWASEQNGNKANWEIMKCLYHLDSEAVAVVNLEGRIIKVNGTFEKLFGYREDEILGEVPPIGSEEPLHKIIAELKKEECAPLLKLEYETIKRTKEGNLISLYIKLFPIRDESGCLNAVGTVIKDITEQGTLTSQFHDLVAVNLDPVLIFDPAGYVVQSNQAFTEQFGWPMNQVLDRHWSRLPFDVMQSQLDFRQLVHKLQMDNIVTGFETKMLKENGEPVQISLTGFTLKYGRGGAGGAAFILRDISKQKKTEQLMMESEKLSLAGQLAAAIAHEIRNPITSIKGFLKLLQNSERKQQYFDIVNTEIDRIELILSEMLALAKPQTAKFEPRNIRNILEQVASLLIGEANMNGIEILLHEDAGMPEVHCDENQIKQVFINFMKNAIEAMPEGGTLTVEMFPPGPPYDQAVKIVLTDTGTGIPPELLARIGEPFFTTKQSGTGLGFMTSKNIIENHKGMLNISSKQNEGTRIEIRLPVKLHVPKTGGG
- a CDS encoding ABC transporter permease — protein: MRRNIMLWVGCLMLAILLFVIFVGPYLPFIDVTPVPSRLSDSGKLTLPPYKYSAENPLGSDKFGVDNLSRIVVGAKETLLLAGSIALLRYVIGFPLGVMARNKKGGAHNLISILNHVFSFFPTLIAAAAFMSLPLLVQVHLRTFWIVLFLAFIEVGRVAVLVQQQTSRISQELYIEAGNALGLSPLRMAKNHYLPAMTPELIVNLCLDFGKSVLLIGQLGVLHIFIAQRYSSFAGMLNTSNDWGSMLAAHISEIFVSKFQYVLIPSTAILFAILTFNVLGEGLRHLFNRRPSSGRVI